The region TTTTGCCCGCTATGCATCGGTGATGGCGCCGGTCAACGTGGTCGCCGTGCTGGCCAGCCTGCTGGTGCTGCTGGCCTTTTTTCGCCACGATATCCCGCGCGACTACGACCTGGCGCAGCTGGGCCGGCCGTCCGCCGCCATTCGCGACGGCGCCACCTTCAAGGCGGGCTGGCTGGTGCTGGCGCTGCTGCTGGCCGGCTTTTTCTGGCTCGAGCCGGCCGGCGTGCCGATCAGCGCCGTCGCCGCGGCGGGCGCCGGCGTGCTGCTGCTGGTGGCCGGGCGCGGCCCGGTGATTTCCACCCGCGCCGTGCTGCGCGGCGCGCCGTGGCAGATCGTGATTTTTTCGCTCGGCATGTACATGGTGGTGTACGGCTTGCGCAATGCGGGCCTGACCGGCTACCTGACGGGCTTGCTCGACCATTTCGCGCACTACGGCGTATGGGGTGCGGCCATAGGCACCGGCGTATTGACGGCGCTGCTGTCGTCGGTGATGAACAATCTGCCCACCGTGCTGGTGGGCGCGCTGGCCATCGAACCGACCACCGCCCACGGCGCCGTGCGCGAGGCGATGATCTACGCGAACGTGATCGGCAGCGACCTGGGGCCGAAGATCACGCCGATCGGCAGCCTGGCCACCTTGCTGTGGCTGCATGTGCTGGACCAGAAGAACATCCATATCTCCTGGGGCTATTACTTCCGCGTCGGCCTGGTGCTGACGGTGCCGGTACTGCTCCTGACCCTGGCGGCGCTGGCGCTGCGTCTGAACTGAACTGAAAGGCTGAACATGGACATCGTGATTTACCACAACCCCGCCTGCGGCACGTCGCGCAACACGCTGGCGCTGATACGCAATACGGGCGCCGAGCCGCAGGTCATCGAGTACCTGCAACACCCGCCCTCGCGCGAAGTGCTGGCCGGCCTGGTCGCGCGCGCCGGCCTGACGGTGCGCGAAGCGATCCGCCAGAAAGATACGCCTTACCTGGAACTGGGGCTCGACGATCCGGCGATAGGCGATGCGGCGCTGCTGGACGCCATGCTGGCCCATCCCATCCTGATCAACCGGCCGTTTGTCGCCACGCCGCTCGGCGTGCGCCTGTGCCGGCCGTCGGAGGTGGTGCTGGGAATCCTGCCGTTGCCGCAACTGGCGCCGTTTGCCAAGGAAGACGGACAGCGCGTGGTGCCCCATGACTGAGATTGCCGGCATGCCCAACCTGAGCGCGGCACATGTCGATGCGCCGACCGTTGAAAAACTCTCACCGGCGGCGATGACGCATGCGCCGCGCATCCTGCTGCTGTATGGCTCCCTGCGCGACCGCTCGTTCAGCCGTTTGCTGGTGCTGGAGGCCGAGCGCCTGCTGCGCCATTTCGGCGCCGAGACGCGCGTGTTCGATCCGCACGGCCTGCCGATGGTCGACAGCGTCGGCGCCGACCACCCCAAGGTGCAGGAGCTGCGCGAACTGTCGCTGTGGTCGGAAGGGCAGGTGTGGTGCAGCCCCGAACGCCATGGCGCCGTGACGGGCGTGTTCAAGTCGCAGATCGACTGGCTGCCGCTTGAACTGGGCAGCGTGCGCCCGACCCAGGGCCGCACCCTGGCCGTGATGCAGGTGTCGGGCGGTTCGCAATCGTTCAATGCCGTCAACGGCCTGCGCGTGCTGGGACGCTGGATGCGCATGGTGACCATACCGAACCAGTCGTCGGTGGCCAAGGCCTGGCAGGAATTCGGCGACGATGACCGCATGAAGCCCTCGGCCTATTACGACCGCCTGGTCGACGTGATGGAGGAACTGGTGAAATTTACCCTGATCGTGCGCGAGCGCAGCGACTATCTCACCAGCCGCTATAGCGAACGGAAGGCGGCGCAGCAGGATTTTCCGTTGTAGCCGGTCAGCGCCATGCTGTATCGTGTGGCGTACAAGCGAACAAGGAGAACCCGATGCAATTGCTACTGGTGGGCGCCACCGGCCTGGTGGGCCGGCATGTGCTGCGCCTGGCGCTGGCGGACGCGCGCGTGACAACGGTGGTGGCGTTGGCGCGCAAGCCCTTGCCGGCGCACCCGAAACTGATCGCGCCGTTGATCGATTTTGACGCGCTGGCGCCCGATGCGAGCTGGTGGCGGGCCGATGCCGTGATCTGTGCGTTGGGCACGACCATGAAGGTGGCCGGTTCGCAAGCGGCGTTTAGCAAGGTCGACTTTGACTACCCGCTGGCCGTGGCGCGCCTGGCCCGGGCGGCCGGCACGCCGGCCTACGTGCTCAATTCGGCGGCCGGCGCTAATCCGGCTTCGCGGTTTTTCTACAACCGGGTCAAGGGCGAACTGGAACGCGCACTGGCGACTTTGGACTTTGCCTCGCTGACGCAGGTGCGCCCGGGATTGATCGGCGGCGAACGCGAGTCGGTGCGCACCGGCGAGGCGGCATTGGCCATTGTCTTGGGTGCGCTGGCGCCGGTGCTGCCCCGGCGCTGGCGCATCAATCCGGCAGAGCGCATCGCGCAGGCGCTGCTGGAGGCGGCGGTGGCCAGCGCGCCCGGCGTGCACGTCGTCAGCTCCGACCATTTGTCCTGAAGAACAAGGAACAGCATGCAAAGTTATCTCAAGGAAGTCCCGCTGGAAAAAGCCTACCGCCTGATCAACCACGGCCCGGCCGTGCTCGTCTCGGCCCGCCACGATGGCGTCGACGACGTGATGGCCGCGTCCTGGGCCTGCGCCCTCGATTTTGCGCCACCCAAGCTGACCGTGGTGCTGGACAAGGCCACCCGCACGCGCGCGCTGGTCGAAGCCAGCGGCATCTTCGTGATCCAGGTGCCGACCGCGGCGCAGTTGCAGCTCACGCATATCGTCGGCACCAACAGCCTGGCCGAGATGCCGGACAAGCTGGCGCGCGCCGGCGTGGAACTGTTTGATGTCGACGGCCATGATCAGCCCTTCGTGGCCGACTGCGCCGCCTGGCTGGCCTGCCGGCTGGTGCCGGAGCCGCACAACCAGACTGCCTACGACCTGTTTATCGGCGAGGTGGTCGGCGCCTGGGCCGATACGCGCGTGTTTCGCGACGGCCACTGGCATTTCCAGGACGCCGATCCGTCGCTGCGCAGCCTGCACTATATCGCCGGCGGGCAGTTTTATGCGATCGGCGAGTCGCTGACGGTGTAAGCGCGCCAAAAGTCAATCACCCATGCGGTATTCCAGGAAAGAAAGGATAATAGCGCCTAACTCTTTTCAAGCAAATATTGGATTACCCCATGGAAATTAAAGTCAACTTTCTCGACAAGCTGCGTCTCGAAGCCAAGTTCGATGATTTCACGGTCATCGCCGACCAGCCCATCCGCTACAAGGGCGATGGCTCGGCGCCTGGCCCCTTCGATTATTTTCTGGCGTCGTCGGCCTTGTGCGCAGCTTACTTCGTGAAGTTGTATTGTGATACACGCAATATTCCGACTGAACATATCCGCCTGTCGCAAAACAATATCGTCGATCCGGAAAACCGCTACCAGCAGATCTTCAAGATCCAGGTCGAGCTGCCGGCCGATATCTCGGCCAAGGACCGCCAGGGCATCCTGCGCTCGATCGACCGTTGCACCGTCAAGAAAGTGGTGCAGACCGGCCCCGAGTTCGTGATCGAGGAAGTCGAGAACCTGGACGCCGACGCCCAGGGCCTGCTGATGCTCAGTGGCGACGCGCAGGCGAGCACCTATATCGCCGGCAAGGACCTGCCGCTGGAGCAGACCATCGCCAATATGTCGGCCATCCTGGCCGGCCTGGGCATGAAGATCGAGATCGCTTCGTGGCGCAATATCGTGCCCAATGTGTGGTCGCTGCATATCCGCGACGCCCATTCGCCGATGTGCTTTACCAACGGCAAGGGCGCCACCAAGGAAAGCGCGCTGGCGTCGGCGCTTGGCGAATTCATCGAACGCATGAATTTCAACCATTTCTACGGCGGCGCTTACTGGGGCGAGGACATCGCCAACGCGCCCTTCGTCCATTATCCGGACGAGCGCTGGTTCAAGCCCGGCCGTAACGACAAGCTGCCGAAAGAGATCCTCGACAAGTACAGCCTCGCCATCTACAACCCCGACGGCGAATTGCGCGCCTCGCACCTGGTCGACACCAATTCCGGCAATGCCGAGCGCGGCATCTGCTCGCTGCCGTACGTGCGCCAGTCCGATGGCAAGGTGGTGTATTTCCCGTCCAACCTGATCGAGAACCTGTACGTCAGCAATGGCATGAGCGCCGGCAATACGCTGGCCGAGGCGCAAGTGCAATGCCTGTCCGAGATTTTCGAGCGCGCCGTCAAGCGCGAAATCCTCGAAGGCGAAATGGCCTTGCCGGACGTGCCGCAAGACGTGCTGGCGAAATACCCGGGCATCGTGGCCGGCATCCGTGGCCTGGAAGAGCAGGGCTTTCCGGTGCTGGTCAAGGACGCTTCGCTCGGTGGCGTGTATCCGGTGATGTGCGTGACCCTGATGAACCCGCGTACCGGCGGCGTGTTTGCGTCTTTCGGCGCGCACCCGAGCCTGGAAGTGGCGCTCGAGCGCAGCCTGACGGAATTGCTGCAGGGCCGCAGCTTCGAAGGCCTGAACGACCTGCCGCGCCCGACCTTTGCCAGCAACGCCGTCACCGAACCGAACAATTTCGTCGAGCACTTCATCGATTCCAGTGGCATCGTCTCTTGGCGCTTTTTCAGCGCCAAGGCCGACTACGATTTTGTCGAATGGGATTTTTCCGGCCACGGCGAAAACTCGAACGCCGAAGAAGCGGCCACCCTGTTCGGCATCCTGGCCGACCTGGGCAAGGACGCCTATATGGCCGTCTATGACAACCTGGGCGCGGCCGCCTGCCGCATCCTGGTGCCCGGTTATTCGGAAGTGTATCCGGTCGAAGACCTGGTCTGGGACAACACCAACAAGGCGCTGCTGTTCCGCGAGGACGTATTGAACCTGCACCGCCTCGACAATGACAGCTTGGAAGCGCTGCTCGACCGCTTGGAAAACAGCGAGCTCGACGAGTACGGCGATATCGCCACCCTGATCGGCGTCGAATTCGATGAAAACACGGTGTGGGGCCAGCTGACGACCCTGGAACTGAAGCTGCTGATCCAGCTGGCCTTGCAGAACTTTGACGAAGCGCAGGAACTGGTCGAAGCCTTCCTGCAATACAACGACAACACGGTCGAGCGCCGCCTGTTCTACCAGGCGCTGAACGTGGTGCTGGAAGTGGAACTCGATGACGAGCTGGAACTGGACGATTACGTCGTCAATTTCCGCCGCATGTTTGGCGACGCGCGCATGGACGCGGTGCTGGGTTCGGTGGACGGCAGCGTGCGCTTCCATGGATTGACGCCGACCAGCATGAAACTGGAAGGCCTGGACCGCCACCAGCGCCTGATCGACAGCTTCAAGAAACTGCATGTGGCGCGGGGCAAGGCGGCGGCGACTTCCGGCGAAGCCTGACCTTTCCATCGATGATGCGGGGGAGTTGCGCTATAAGGCGTGAAGCACTCGCGCATCGCCACGATGTCGTGATCGTGGAGCAAGTGGTGATGCCGCTCGTACAAGCTGGCCAAAGCAGGCTTGTTCAGGCTGACGACATCCATCCCCCGGTCGTCATAAGCGTGCGCAACAATCCCCTTGTTCGTGTTGAGCAGATAGACCCGGCAGCGCGGTCTTGGCCGCAATGGATACAGGTCCAAGGTGACGGCACACCACAGCAGGTTTTGCAGTTTGGCGGCAGGCACTTCAAAAGCACAGTGGATACATATGTCATCTTCGTCGCCGCTTTGCTCTTCCCTGTCAAGCCACACCTCTCGTTCCCTGGGTACAGCCACCCCTGCCAAGCAGAGCTCATTGAGCATGGTTCGCAAGCCGAAGACGGATGCCGGGGCATGGGCCATCAGGTGGACCAGAATGCATTCCTCTCCGGCAAAAACGTCATCGCAAACGATGGTTGCCTTGCGCAGCGCCACCAAAGCCATGTCCAGCTGACTGCCTCCCTCTGACAACGCGAAGCGTAGCCCACCCGGGAAGTGATAGAAGAGGGCATGCCGGTATTTGCCTCCAACAATTTCCTGGATTTTTATTTGGTGGTTCATGCTGAGTCGGCTGAGAGGTGCCATCTATTAGCCAGCAAGCAGCGAGTCTTGAGCTGCCGTTAAGGCTAAAGCGGATGCAATTTCGAAGCTTCCTTCGTTGGAATCAGTCTCGTGTGATCTTCCGTCTATGATGCGGACCAAGAGTCCATCAGTGGAGTATGTGCCAAATTTTGCATCAGGGCGAAACATTGCCTTAATACCTCGATAAACCGCTTCCTTGAATACATCAGGTATTTGCGCAGGTAAAACCTCCCACGAGATCGAAAACTCCGTTTGCGTCGCTTCAACAGCTACTATGATGTGACCATATCGATGTAAACCCCCGGCTTGCCGCACGATGCGGCCCTCCCCACGCAAGGGACTTTTGAGCTCAAATTTTTTCATCAATCGGAGGGCTCGGTGAAAATGGTTGGATCTTCAAGATGGAAGTGTGGTTCATCATATGTCTAGTGTTCAGTCCAGCACCACCACCCGGTCATTTTCCCCCGCCACACAGCCCTCGGCCACCGGCTCCCAGCCCTTGTGCACCACCACCTGCTTGCCGTCATGGCAGATTTCCACGCGCTCGCTGGCGGGTAGGCGCTGGCGCACCAAGGTTTCCAGGGTCGAGGGCAGGCTGACCTGCAGTTGCATGGTGTCGACGGCTTCCTGCGGGTGGTCGGACACATGCACCAGCGGCACGAAAATGGCTCCGAACATCAGCCAGCGCGAGGGGATGGTGACGGGGTCGGGGGTGTAGGGGGCGGTGCGCAGCCAGGCCTGGGCCCGTGCGCGCAGGTCGGCGCCGTCAGGCAGCTCGCCCCAGGCGGCGGCCAGCAGTTCGACCACCCATTGATTGCAGTTCTGGTATTGCAGGCCGTACGCATAGGCGTTGGCGCTGTAGCTGCCGGCCAGCAGATGCTGGACGCGGGCCGGGTCGAGCAGGGCGCGGCGCAGCGGCGGGACTGTCTCGGCAGGCAGGCGCACGATGGAGATATAGCCGAGCCGGGGGTTGTCGGTACCCATCGCAAAGCCGGCCGTGCCTTGATCAAAAATGCGCGGGCGGCCTTCGTCGCAGGCGTAATACAGCTGGCGCGCGGACCAGCCGGCGTCGCTGTCGTGGCGCCAGGCCAATGCGGCGTGGGAATAGCGGATGCCGAAGCGCGACAGATCCAGGCCCGAGCGGCTGATCAGCGCCACGCTGCCTTCGGTGGCGGCCAGTTCTTCGCGCACCACGGCGGCAAAGCGCAGCAGTTTGTCCTGTTCGGCAGCCGTCAGCTCCTGCGAGCGGTCGCAGAAGCGCGAGGACGACAAGGATCCGCCGGCATGGGCTGTACCTGCGGCAAGCAATAGCAGGGCTGGCGCCAGGAAGCGGCGCAGCTTCACATGCTGACCGGACGCGTACCCAGTTCGCCGTACCATTCGTCGGCCAGCACCAGGAAGAAGGCGGCGCGCGTGTCGTTGCGGGAAAATTCGATGCCGT is a window of Janthinobacterium sp. J1-1 DNA encoding:
- a CDS encoding arsenic transporter, with translation MLTAFAIFAATLALVIWQPRGLGIGWSAVLGAAVALAAGVIAPSDIPAVWQIVWNATGAFVAVIIISLLLDQAGFFEWAALHVARWGGGSGHRLFVLLVLLGAAVAAIFANDGAALILTPIVIAMLRELKFSARAMLAYVMAAGFIADTASLPLVVSNLVNIVSADYFHIGFARYASVMAPVNVVAVLASLLVLLAFFRHDIPRDYDLAQLGRPSAAIRDGATFKAGWLVLALLLAGFFWLEPAGVPISAVAAAGAGVLLLVAGRGPVISTRAVLRGAPWQIVIFSLGMYMVVYGLRNAGLTGYLTGLLDHFAHYGVWGAAIGTGVLTALLSSVMNNLPTVLVGALAIEPTTAHGAVREAMIYANVIGSDLGPKITPIGSLATLLWLHVLDQKNIHISWGYYFRVGLVLTVPVLLLTLAALALRLN
- the arsC gene encoding arsenate reductase (glutaredoxin) (This arsenate reductase requires both glutathione and glutaredoxin to convert arsenate to arsenite, after which the efflux transporter formed by ArsA and ArsB can extrude the arsenite from the cell, providing resistance.), with product MDIVIYHNPACGTSRNTLALIRNTGAEPQVIEYLQHPPSREVLAGLVARAGLTVREAIRQKDTPYLELGLDDPAIGDAALLDAMLAHPILINRPFVATPLGVRLCRPSEVVLGILPLPQLAPFAKEDGQRVVPHD
- a CDS encoding OsmC domain/YcaO domain-containing protein, translating into MEIKVNFLDKLRLEAKFDDFTVIADQPIRYKGDGSAPGPFDYFLASSALCAAYFVKLYCDTRNIPTEHIRLSQNNIVDPENRYQQIFKIQVELPADISAKDRQGILRSIDRCTVKKVVQTGPEFVIEEVENLDADAQGLLMLSGDAQASTYIAGKDLPLEQTIANMSAILAGLGMKIEIASWRNIVPNVWSLHIRDAHSPMCFTNGKGATKESALASALGEFIERMNFNHFYGGAYWGEDIANAPFVHYPDERWFKPGRNDKLPKEILDKYSLAIYNPDGELRASHLVDTNSGNAERGICSLPYVRQSDGKVVYFPSNLIENLYVSNGMSAGNTLAEAQVQCLSEIFERAVKREILEGEMALPDVPQDVLAKYPGIVAGIRGLEEQGFPVLVKDASLGGVYPVMCVTLMNPRTGGVFASFGAHPSLEVALERSLTELLQGRSFEGLNDLPRPTFASNAVTEPNNFVEHFIDSSGIVSWRFFSAKADYDFVEWDFSGHGENSNAEEAATLFGILADLGKDAYMAVYDNLGAAACRILVPGYSEVYPVEDLVWDNTNKALLFREDVLNLHRLDNDSLEALLDRLENSELDEYGDIATLIGVEFDENTVWGQLTTLELKLLIQLALQNFDEAQELVEAFLQYNDNTVERRLFYQALNVVLEVELDDELELDDYVVNFRRMFGDARMDAVLGSVDGSVRFHGLTPTSMKLEGLDRHQRLIDSFKKLHVARGKAAATSGEA
- a CDS encoding DUF2145 domain-containing protein, whose product is MKLRRFLAPALLLLAAGTAHAGGSLSSSRFCDRSQELTAAEQDKLLRFAAVVREELAATEGSVALISRSGLDLSRFGIRYSHAALAWRHDSDAGWSARQLYYACDEGRPRIFDQGTAGFAMGTDNPRLGYISIVRLPAETVPPLRRALLDPARVQHLLAGSYSANAYAYGLQYQNCNQWVVELLAAAWGELPDGADLRARAQAWLRTAPYTPDPVTIPSRWLMFGAIFVPLVHVSDHPQEAVDTMQLQVSLPSTLETLVRQRLPASERVEICHDGKQVVVHKGWEPVAEGCVAGENDRVVVLD
- a CDS encoding flavin reductase family protein, with amino-acid sequence MQSYLKEVPLEKAYRLINHGPAVLVSARHDGVDDVMAASWACALDFAPPKLTVVLDKATRTRALVEASGIFVIQVPTAAQLQLTHIVGTNSLAEMPDKLARAGVELFDVDGHDQPFVADCAAWLACRLVPEPHNQTAYDLFIGEVVGAWADTRVFRDGHWHFQDADPSLRSLHYIAGGQFYAIGESLTV
- the arsH gene encoding arsenical resistance protein ArsH; the encoded protein is MTEIAGMPNLSAAHVDAPTVEKLSPAAMTHAPRILLLYGSLRDRSFSRLLVLEAERLLRHFGAETRVFDPHGLPMVDSVGADHPKVQELRELSLWSEGQVWCSPERHGAVTGVFKSQIDWLPLELGSVRPTQGRTLAVMQVSGGSQSFNAVNGLRVLGRWMRMVTIPNQSSVAKAWQEFGDDDRMKPSAYYDRLVDVMEELVKFTLIVRERSDYLTSRYSERKAAQQDFPL
- a CDS encoding NAD(P)H-binding protein → MQLLLVGATGLVGRHVLRLALADARVTTVVALARKPLPAHPKLIAPLIDFDALAPDASWWRADAVICALGTTMKVAGSQAAFSKVDFDYPLAVARLARAAGTPAYVLNSAAGANPASRFFYNRVKGELERALATLDFASLTQVRPGLIGGERESVRTGEAALAIVLGALAPVLPRRWRINPAERIAQALLEAAVASAPGVHVVSSDHLS